The following are encoded in a window of Pseudomonas sp. JQ170C genomic DNA:
- the pncB gene encoding nicotinate phosphoribosyltransferase — protein MSESAFADRIVQNLLDTDFYKLTMMQAVLHNYPNVDVEWEFRCRNGEDLRPYLAQIREQIEQLCELNLGNGQLGFLEQISFLKPDFLRFLGLFRFNLRYLQLGIENDQLYLRLRGPWLHVILFEVPLLAIISEVRNRHRYPQAKLSDARDQLYRKFDWLRAHASGDELAELQVADFGTRRRFSYKVQEEVVRVLKEDFPARFVGTSNVHLARKLDIKPLGTMAHEWIMAHQQLGPRLIESQIAALDCWVREYRGLLGIALTDCITMDAFLGDFDLYFAKLFDGLRHDSGDPVQWAEKAIVHYQNLGIDPMTKTLVFSDGLNLTKSLEIFRALRGRINVSFGIGTNLTCDIPGVAPMSIVLKMTDCNGQPVAKISDEAAKTQCRDENFVAYLRHVFKVPKE, from the coding sequence ATGAGCGAGAGCGCCTTCGCCGATCGCATCGTGCAGAACCTGCTCGACACCGACTTTTACAAGCTGACCATGATGCAAGCGGTGCTGCACAACTACCCCAACGTCGACGTCGAATGGGAGTTCCGTTGCCGCAATGGCGAAGACCTGCGCCCCTATCTGGCGCAGATCCGCGAACAGATCGAGCAACTGTGTGAACTGAACCTGGGTAATGGCCAGTTGGGCTTCCTGGAGCAGATCAGCTTTTTGAAGCCCGACTTTCTGCGCTTCCTCGGGCTGTTCCGCTTCAACTTGCGCTACCTGCAATTGGGCATCGAGAACGATCAGCTGTACTTGCGCCTGCGCGGCCCCTGGCTGCATGTGATTCTGTTTGAAGTGCCGTTGCTGGCCATCATCAGCGAAGTCCGCAACCGCCATCGTTATCCACAGGCCAAGCTCAGCGACGCCCGTGACCAGCTCTACCGCAAGTTCGACTGGCTCAGGGCCCACGCCAGCGGTGACGAACTGGCGGAATTGCAGGTGGCCGACTTCGGTACCCGCCGACGCTTCTCCTACAAGGTCCAGGAAGAAGTGGTGCGGGTGCTCAAGGAGGACTTCCCGGCGCGTTTCGTCGGTACCAGCAATGTGCACCTGGCACGGAAACTGGATATCAAGCCCCTGGGCACCATGGCCCATGAGTGGATCATGGCCCACCAGCAACTGGGCCCGCGCCTGATCGAAAGCCAGATCGCCGCACTCGATTGCTGGGTTCGCGAGTACCGCGGCCTGCTCGGCATCGCCCTGACCGACTGCATCACCATGGATGCCTTTCTGGGCGACTTCGACCTGTACTTCGCCAAGCTCTTCGATGGCCTGCGCCACGACTCGGGCGACCCGGTGCAATGGGCCGAGAAAGCCATCGTCCACTACCAGAACCTGGGGATCGACCCGATGACCAAGACCCTGGTGTTCTCCGATGGCCTGAACCTGACCAAATCGCTGGAGATCTTCCGTGCCCTGCGCGGCCGGATCAACGTCAGCTTCGGCATCGGCACCAACCTGACCTGCGATATTCCCGGGGTGGCGCCGATGAGCATCGTGCTTAAAATGACCGACTGCAACGGCCAGCCTGTCGCCAAGATTTCCGACGAGGCGGCCAAGACCCAATGCCGCGACGAGAACTTCGTCG
- a CDS encoding branched-chain amino acid ABC transporter substrate-binding protein, translating to MSQTFYKKGFLALAVATALGVSSYVQADIKIGVAGPMTGANAAFGEQYMKGAQAAADAVNAAGGVNGEKIVLVKGDDACEPKQAVAVANRLVDQDKVAGVVGHFCSSNTIPASEVYDEAGVIAITPGSTNPQVTERGLTGMFRMCGRDDQQGIVAGDYIVDVLKGKKVVVLHDKDTYGQGLADATKAQLAKRGVTPVLYEGLTRGEKDFSAVVTKIRASGADVVYFGGLHPEAGPLVRQMREQGLKDVKFMSDDGIVTDELVTTAGGAQYVDGVYMTFGADPRLLPESKAVVDAFRKAGTEPEGYTLYAYASVQALAAAFNGAKSNKGEDAAKWLKANPVKTVMGEKKWDAKGDLTVSDYVVYQWDKDGKYHQLEKQK from the coding sequence ATGTCGCAGACGTTTTACAAGAAAGGCTTTCTTGCCCTTGCCGTAGCTACGGCGCTGGGTGTTTCTTCGTATGTTCAGGCCGACATCAAGATCGGTGTAGCAGGCCCGATGACCGGTGCCAACGCAGCGTTTGGCGAGCAGTACATGAAAGGTGCCCAGGCGGCGGCAGATGCCGTCAACGCCGCGGGTGGGGTCAACGGCGAGAAGATCGTCCTGGTCAAGGGCGACGATGCGTGCGAACCCAAGCAGGCTGTGGCCGTGGCCAACCGCCTGGTGGACCAGGACAAGGTAGCGGGTGTGGTCGGGCACTTCTGCTCCTCCAACACCATCCCGGCTTCGGAGGTGTACGACGAAGCCGGTGTCATCGCCATCACCCCGGGTTCGACCAATCCGCAAGTGACCGAGCGCGGCCTGACCGGCATGTTCCGTATGTGCGGGCGTGACGACCAGCAGGGCATCGTTGCCGGCGACTACATCGTCGACGTGCTCAAGGGCAAGAAAGTGGTCGTGCTGCACGACAAGGACACCTACGGCCAGGGCCTGGCCGATGCCACCAAGGCGCAGCTGGCCAAGCGTGGTGTGACCCCAGTGCTGTATGAAGGCCTGACCCGTGGCGAGAAGGACTTCAGCGCCGTGGTCACCAAGATCCGCGCGTCGGGCGCCGACGTCGTCTACTTCGGCGGCCTGCACCCGGAAGCCGGCCCACTGGTTCGGCAGATGCGCGAGCAGGGCCTGAAGGACGTCAAGTTCATGTCCGATGACGGCATCGTGACTGACGAGCTGGTGACCACCGCCGGCGGCGCGCAATACGTCGATGGTGTGTACATGACCTTCGGCGCCGACCCACGCCTGCTGCCAGAGAGCAAGGCGGTGGTGGATGCCTTCCGCAAGGCGGGCACCGAGCCTGAGGGCTACACCCTGTACGCCTATGCCTCGGTCCAGGCCCTGGCTGCGGCCTTCAACGGCGCCAAGTCCAACAAGGGCGAAGACGCTGCCAAGTGGCTCAAGGCCAATCCGGTGAAAACCGTGATGGGCGAGAAGAAGTGGGACGCCAAGGGCGACCTGACTGTTTCCGACTACGTGGTCTATCAGTGGGACAAAGACGGCAAATACCACCAGCTGGAAAAACAAAAATAA
- a CDS encoding ABC transporter permease subunit, with amino-acid sequence MDGIFLQQLINGLTLGSVYGLIAIGYTMVYGIIGMINFAHGEVYMISAYLAAISLALLAYFGIESFPLLMLGTLIFTIVVTGVYGWTIERIAYKPLRNSTRLAPLISAIGISLILQNYAQISQGARQQGVPTLLEGAWRLEVGTGFVQLTYTKIFILVAAFVGMAALTYIIKFTKLGRMCRATQQDRKMASILGINTDRVISYVFVIGAVMAALAGVLITMNYGTFDFYAGFIIGIKAFTAAVLGGIGSLPGAMLGGIILGISESLFSGLINSDYKDVFSFSLLVLILIFRPQGLLGRPLVAKV; translated from the coding sequence ATGGATGGTATTTTTCTGCAGCAACTGATCAATGGACTGACCCTGGGGTCTGTCTATGGTCTGATCGCCATCGGCTACACAATGGTCTATGGCATTATCGGCATGATCAACTTCGCGCACGGCGAGGTGTATATGATCTCCGCTTACCTGGCGGCGATCAGTCTGGCATTGCTGGCGTACTTCGGTATCGAATCCTTCCCGCTGCTGATGCTCGGGACGCTGATCTTCACCATCGTGGTCACAGGCGTGTATGGCTGGACCATCGAGCGCATCGCCTACAAACCCCTGCGTAACTCCACCCGGCTGGCTCCCCTGATCAGTGCGATCGGCATTTCGCTGATCCTGCAAAACTATGCACAGATCAGCCAGGGCGCTCGCCAGCAGGGCGTACCCACGCTGCTTGAAGGCGCCTGGCGCCTGGAAGTGGGCACCGGTTTCGTCCAGCTGACCTACACCAAGATCTTCATCCTGGTCGCCGCATTCGTCGGCATGGCCGCGCTCACCTACATCATCAAGTTCACCAAGCTGGGCCGCATGTGCCGTGCGACGCAGCAAGACCGCAAGATGGCGTCGATTCTTGGCATCAACACCGACCGGGTGATCTCCTACGTGTTCGTCATCGGTGCCGTGATGGCCGCCCTGGCCGGCGTGCTGATCACCATGAACTACGGCACGTTCGACTTCTATGCAGGCTTCATCATCGGCATCAAGGCCTTCACCGCAGCGGTACTGGGCGGCATCGGCTCGTTACCGGGCGCCATGCTCGGGGGGATCATCCTCGGTATCTCCGAGTCGCTGTTCTCCGGGCTGATCAACTCCGACTACAAAGACGTGTTCAGTTTCTCCCTGCTGGTGCTGATTCTGATCTTCCGTCCCCAAGGCCTGCTGGGTCGCCCACTCGTGGCGAAGGTGTAA
- the livM gene encoding high-affinity branched-chain amino acid ABC transporter permease LivM — protein MSAAKSASFDIKRSLIDAILAGLISLIVFGPIVGVVLDGYSFNMEPTRVAWLVAGVMVGRFVLSLFLQTPKGQSILQGFEGSGSGVHVLAPDYKSRLRWIIPALIVIAIVFPFFANKYLLTVVILGLIYVLLGLGLNIVVGLAGLLDLGYVAFYAIGAYGLALGYQYLGLGFWTVLPLAAIAAALAGCILGFPVLRMHGDYLAIVTLGFGEIIRLVLNNWLSFTGGPNGMPVPSPTFMGLEFGRRAKDGGVPFHEFFGIDYNPNVKFLFIYIVLFLVVLAVLYIKHRLTRMPVGRAWEALREDEIACRSMGLNHVLVKLSAFTLGASTAGLAGVFFASYQGFVNPSSFTFFESALILAIVVLGGMGSTVGVVIAAFVLTVAPELLRSFSEYRVLLFGVLMVLMMIWRPRGLIRISRTGVVPRKGVAP, from the coding sequence ATGTCTGCTGCCAAATCCGCTTCATTCGATATCAAGCGCAGCCTGATCGATGCGATTCTCGCCGGGCTGATTTCCCTGATCGTGTTCGGGCCCATCGTCGGCGTGGTGCTCGACGGCTATAGCTTCAACATGGAACCGACCCGCGTCGCCTGGCTGGTGGCCGGGGTGATGGTCGGGCGCTTTGTGCTCAGCCTGTTCCTGCAGACCCCCAAGGGCCAGTCGATCCTGCAAGGCTTCGAGGGCAGTGGCTCGGGCGTGCATGTGCTGGCGCCGGACTACAAGTCGCGGCTGCGCTGGATCATTCCGGCACTGATCGTGATCGCCATCGTGTTCCCGTTCTTCGCCAACAAGTACCTGCTGACCGTGGTGATCCTCGGGCTGATCTATGTACTGCTCGGGCTGGGGCTGAACATCGTGGTGGGCCTGGCCGGCCTGCTCGACCTGGGCTACGTGGCGTTCTACGCCATCGGTGCCTACGGCCTGGCGCTGGGTTACCAGTACCTGGGCCTGGGCTTCTGGACCGTGCTGCCGCTGGCGGCCATTGCGGCGGCGCTGGCCGGATGCATATTGGGCTTTCCGGTGCTGCGGATGCACGGCGACTACCTGGCCATCGTGACCCTGGGCTTCGGTGAAATCATCCGCCTGGTGCTCAACAACTGGCTGTCGTTCACCGGCGGGCCGAACGGCATGCCAGTGCCGTCGCCGACCTTCATGGGCCTGGAGTTCGGGCGCCGGGCCAAGGACGGCGGGGTGCCGTTCCACGAGTTTTTCGGCATCGACTACAACCCCAACGTGAAATTCCTGTTCATCTACATCGTCCTGTTCCTGGTGGTGCTGGCGGTGCTGTACATCAAGCACCGGCTGACGCGCATGCCCGTGGGCCGCGCCTGGGAAGCACTGCGTGAAGACGAAATCGCCTGCCGCTCCATGGGCCTGAACCATGTGCTGGTCAAACTCTCGGCGTTCACCCTGGGTGCCTCCACGGCGGGCCTGGCGGGGGTGTTTTTCGCCAGTTACCAGGGCTTCGTCAACCCGTCCTCGTTCACCTTCTTCGAGTCGGCATTGATCCTGGCGATCGTGGTGCTCGGCGGCATGGGTTCGACGGTCGGCGTGGTGATCGCGGCCTTCGTGCTGACCGTGGCGCCGGAGCTGCTGCGCAGCTTCTCCGAGTACCGGGTGCTGCTGTTCGGTGTGCTCATGGTGTTGATGATGATCTGGAGACCGCGCGGCCTGATTCGCATCAGCCGTACCGGTGTAGTCCCGCGTAAAGGAGTGGCGCCATGA
- a CDS encoding ABC transporter ATP-binding protein, which translates to MSDDVILSVENLMMHFGGIKALSDVSLKVKRNQIFALIGPNGAGKTTVFNCLTGFYKASGGKIELNLRGTRTNVIQLLGERFQLGDFVSPKRFINRLHYKMFGGTHLVNRAGLARTFQNIRLFKEMSVVENLLVAQHMWVNRNLLAGVLNTKGYRKAESDALDHAFYWLEVVDLVDCANRLAGELSYGQQRRLEIARAMCTRPQIICLDEPAAGLNPQETEALSKMIRVLRDEHDLTVVLIEHDMGMVMSISDHIVVLDHGNVIAEGAPQDIRNNPTVIAAYLGADEEELV; encoded by the coding sequence ATGAGCGATGACGTGATTCTCTCGGTCGAAAACCTGATGATGCATTTTGGTGGCATCAAGGCGCTCAGCGATGTCAGCCTCAAGGTCAAGCGCAACCAGATCTTCGCCCTGATCGGCCCCAACGGTGCCGGCAAGACCACCGTGTTCAACTGCCTGACCGGCTTCTACAAGGCCAGTGGCGGCAAGATCGAACTGAACCTGCGCGGTACCCGCACCAACGTGATCCAACTGCTCGGTGAGCGCTTCCAGCTCGGCGATTTCGTGTCACCCAAGCGCTTCATCAACCGCCTGCACTACAAGATGTTCGGCGGCACCCACCTGGTCAACCGCGCAGGCCTGGCGCGAACCTTCCAGAACATTCGCCTGTTCAAGGAAATGTCGGTGGTGGAGAACTTGCTGGTGGCCCAGCACATGTGGGTAAACCGTAACCTGCTGGCGGGGGTGCTCAATACCAAGGGCTACCGCAAGGCCGAAAGCGATGCCCTGGACCATGCCTTCTACTGGCTGGAGGTGGTCGACCTGGTCGACTGCGCCAATCGCCTGGCCGGTGAGCTGTCGTACGGTCAGCAGCGCCGCCTGGAGATTGCCCGGGCCATGTGTACGCGCCCGCAGATCATCTGCCTGGACGAACCGGCAGCGGGCCTCAACCCGCAGGAAACCGAAGCCCTGAGCAAAATGATTCGTGTACTGCGCGACGAGCACGACCTGACCGTGGTGCTGATCGAGCACGACATGGGCATGGTCATGAGCATCTCCGACCATATCGTCGTGCTCGACCATGGCAACGTCATCGCCGAGGGCGCGCCTCAGGACATCCGCAACAACCCGACCGTGATCGCTGCCTACCTGGGTGCCGACGAAGAGGAGCTGGTATGA
- a CDS encoding ABC transporter ATP-binding protein, which produces MTAPILELKELDVFYGPIQALKKVSMHIDEGETVSLIGSNGAGKSTLLMSIFGQPRAAGGQIIYRGTDITHKSSHYIASNGIAQSPEGRRVFPDMSVEENLMMGTIPIGDKFASEDMQRMFELFPRLKERRNQRAMTMSGGEQQMLAIARALMSRPKLLLLDEPSLGLAPIVVKQIFATLRELAKTGMTIFLVEQNANHALKLSDRAYVMVNGQIRLTGTGQELLVNEEVRNAYLGGH; this is translated from the coding sequence ATGACTGCACCCATTCTCGAACTCAAGGAGCTGGACGTGTTCTACGGGCCGATCCAGGCCCTGAAGAAAGTCTCGATGCATATCGACGAAGGCGAGACGGTCAGCCTGATCGGCTCCAACGGGGCCGGCAAGTCGACCCTGCTGATGTCGATCTTCGGCCAGCCGCGTGCGGCAGGCGGGCAGATCATCTATCGCGGTACCGACATTACCCACAAGTCATCCCACTACATCGCCTCCAACGGCATTGCCCAGTCACCGGAGGGGCGCCGGGTGTTCCCCGACATGTCGGTGGAAGAGAACCTGATGATGGGCACCATTCCCATCGGCGACAAGTTTGCCAGCGAAGACATGCAGCGCATGTTCGAGCTGTTTCCGCGGCTCAAGGAGCGGCGCAACCAGCGGGCGATGACCATGTCCGGTGGCGAGCAGCAGATGCTCGCCATTGCCCGGGCGTTGATGAGCCGGCCCAAGCTGTTGCTGCTCGACGAGCCCTCGCTGGGGCTGGCGCCGATTGTGGTCAAGCAGATCTTCGCCACCCTGCGCGAGCTGGCCAAGACCGGCATGACCATCTTCCTGGTGGAGCAGAACGCCAACCATGCCCTCAAGCTCTCGGACCGCGCCTACGTGATGGTCAACGGCCAGATCCGCCTGACCGGCACCGGGCAAGAGCTGCTGGTCAACGAGGAGGTGCGTAACGCCTACCTGGGCGGGCATTGA
- a CDS encoding SDR family oxidoreductase: MTSTVFITGATSGFGEACARRFAEAGWSLVLTGRRQERLDALCKELSEKTDVHGLVLDVRDRKAMEAAIESLPPAFAKLRGLINNAGLALGADPAPKCDLDDWDTMVDTNIKGLMYSTRLLLPRLIAHGRGATILNVGSVAGNYPYPGSHVYGGTKAFVGQFSLSLRCDLQGTGVRVSNIEPGLCESEFSLVRFGGDQARYDATYAGAEAIQPEDIAETIFWILNQPAHININSLELMPVSQAWAGFSIDRSGKA; encoded by the coding sequence ATGACCTCTACCGTTTTCATCACTGGTGCAACCTCGGGTTTTGGCGAAGCCTGTGCCCGCCGATTCGCCGAGGCCGGTTGGTCGCTGGTGCTGACCGGTCGCCGTCAGGAGCGCCTGGATGCGCTGTGCAAAGAGCTGTCGGAAAAGACAGACGTTCACGGGCTGGTGCTGGATGTACGTGACCGCAAGGCCATGGAGGCGGCGATTGAAAGCCTGCCGCCGGCATTCGCCAAACTGCGTGGCCTGATCAACAACGCAGGCCTGGCGCTGGGCGCCGACCCTGCACCCAAGTGCGACCTCGATGACTGGGACACCATGGTCGACACCAACATCAAGGGCCTGATGTACAGCACTCGCCTGCTGCTGCCTCGGCTGATCGCCCACGGTCGTGGCGCGACCATCCTCAACGTCGGCTCAGTGGCCGGTAACTATCCGTACCCGGGTAGCCATGTGTATGGCGGCACCAAGGCCTTTGTCGGCCAGTTCTCCCTGAGCCTGCGTTGCGACCTGCAAGGCACCGGTGTACGGGTCAGCAACATCGAGCCCGGCTTGTGCGAAAGCGAGTTCTCCCTGGTGCGCTTCGGTGGCGATCAGGCGCGCTACGACGCCACCTACGCGGGTGCCGAGGCCATCCAGCCGGAGGATATTGCCGAAACCATTTTCTGGATTCTCAATCAGCCGGCGCACATCAACATCAACAGCCTTGAGCTGATGCCGGTGAGCCAGGCGTGGGCCGGGTTTTCGATTGATCGGTCTGGCAAGGCTTGA
- a CDS encoding AGE family epimerase/isomerase — protein sequence MPDLHTAQPELPALLDQVQAHFHQRIVPLWLGPGWNAEMALPYEALDAHAQPLPVQRYRAMACARQLYLFSSRIEQPGARERAAALFRSLQRHFHDAEHGGWFYSIDAQGKPLDRRKDLYTHAFILFACAHYWDQVREPLVESTLNAALSVVAERFSSDDGLYEASLAEDWSDLGSGPLQNPLMHLAEAFLQTLAVRDDAQVQAALLALTEAMQQHFVDDERGVMLEKPRGAVDNWFEPGHQFEWFFLLDTSALLRGGALHASLDKAFGYAEQQGVDDTAVLAMLEVDGSVRDATQRIWAQAEYLRALALRPGSAAKVTKQLKALQQHFLHADGWYECLDAKRAVSRSDMPSTTPYHLATCLQGLQQSQHKPL from the coding sequence AGGTCCAGGCACACTTCCATCAGCGCATCGTGCCGCTCTGGCTCGGGCCGGGCTGGAATGCAGAAATGGCCCTGCCCTATGAAGCCCTGGACGCCCATGCCCAGCCGTTGCCAGTACAGCGCTACCGGGCCATGGCCTGCGCCCGCCAGCTGTATCTGTTCAGCAGCCGCATCGAGCAACCGGGCGCCCGCGAACGGGCGGCGGCGCTGTTTCGCTCGCTGCAACGGCACTTCCATGACGCCGAGCATGGCGGCTGGTTCTACAGCATCGACGCCCAGGGCAAGCCGCTGGATCGCCGAAAGGATCTCTACACCCACGCCTTCATCCTCTTTGCCTGCGCCCACTACTGGGATCAGGTGCGCGAGCCGCTGGTCGAGTCCACGCTCAACGCTGCGCTTAGCGTGGTGGCCGAGCGTTTTTCCAGCGATGACGGCCTGTATGAGGCCAGCCTTGCTGAAGACTGGTCGGACCTGGGCAGCGGCCCGTTGCAGAACCCGCTGATGCACCTGGCCGAAGCCTTCCTGCAAACCCTGGCCGTGCGCGACGACGCCCAGGTGCAAGCGGCCCTGCTGGCGCTGACCGAGGCCATGCAGCAGCACTTCGTCGACGACGAACGGGGCGTAATGCTGGAGAAGCCGCGCGGGGCTGTGGATAACTGGTTTGAGCCGGGCCACCAGTTCGAGTGGTTCTTCCTGCTCGATACCTCGGCGCTGCTACGCGGCGGTGCCCTGCATGCCTCGCTGGACAAAGCCTTCGGCTATGCCGAGCAACAGGGTGTTGACGATACCGCCGTGCTGGCCATGCTTGAGGTGGACGGTAGCGTTCGTGATGCCACCCAGCGCATCTGGGCCCAGGCTGAATACCTGCGTGCACTGGCACTGCGTCCCGGCAGTGCTGCCAAGGTGACGAAGCAGTTGAAGGCACTGCAGCAACACTTCCTGCATGCCGATGGCTGGTACGAGTGCCTTGACGCCAAACGCGCGGTCAGCCGCAGCGATATGCCGTCCACCACGCCTTATCACCTGGCGACCTGCCTGCAAGGCCTACAGCAATCGCAACACAAGCCCCTGTAG